TTTTCCTGTTTTAATCGTTCATATAATCTTGTATTAGGCAGTGCTTGTAAGAGACCTATCATGGCTACAACTACACCTGTTTTTTGTATAAAGTCTATTTGTCTTGCAAATATTGAAATATCATCACTATCAAAACCAACTATAAATCCGCCTGTTACTTCTATACCATAGCCCTGGATTTTTTTAACAGAAGAAACAAGATCACGATTTTTGTTTTGAATTTTGCCACATTCTTCTAGACCTTCTGTAGATGGAGTCTCAAGGCCGATGAATACACTATCAAATCCTGCCCTTCTCATTAATTCAAGTAATTCATCATCATCAGCTAAGTTTAATGATACTTCCGTCATAAATGTAATTGGTCTTTTTACGTATTTCTTCCACCTGACTAAGGACTTAAGCAGCTCTTTGGATTTAGCTTTATTTCCTATAAAATTGTCATCCACAACAAATATTGGCCCATTCCAGCCTTGTCTAATAAGCGCATTTATTTCTTTGACTACTTGAATAGGCTTTTTAGTTCTTGGGATTCTTCCGTTTAAATTTACAATATCGCAGAATTCACAATCAAAAGGGCAACCTCTTGAGTATTGAATAGGCATTTTTGAGTAGCTTTTAGAATCAAGCAATTCCCATTGCGGTATAGGAGATAACGCTATATCAGGTTTAATATCTGATGTATAAACCCTTTTTAGATTTTTATTTTCTAAGTCTTTTAGAAATAAAGGTAAAGTAACTTCACCCTCATCCAAAACAAAATGATCAACATCGGGAAACTCTTCATATAAACTTGTAAATAACGGTCCCCCTGCAACTACTTTAACTCCTAATCGTTTACATTTTTCTATAACTTTGTTTGCAGATTCTCTCTGGGTTATCATTGCGCTAATAAATACATAATCAGCCCAGAGAATATCCTTATCTTTCAATTTACTAACATTCATATCAATCAGCTTCCTGTCAAACTTTTCTGGAAGCATCGATGCAACAGTAAGTAAACCTAGAGGTGGCAAGAGGGCTTTCTTGGAGATATATTTAAGTGCGTGCTTAAAACTCCAAAAAGTATCTGGATATTGTGGATAGACTAGTAAAATTCTCATAGGGACATCCTCCTTAATCTCTCTTTGTATGGTAAGCCTTAACCCTAGTACTCTGTCTCCAAAATTATGAAGAAGGGGGATATGTTATTGGAGAAGCCTATGTTTCATGTCAATTTAATGTGACAAGGTCACTTATTTAAGTCATCAATTATTCCAGTGAGGACTTAATTATGTGCGTTAGCACCAGCGACGGAAATAATATATACCCCTTAAGCTTATGGGTCATTCCACTAGTAAGAATAAAAAGGTTAAATTTTTCTAACTAATAGGGATTAGAGTTCTCACAATACATTTGCAAGATAAATTATACTGTTTATAAGCCTTTTGAAATAATAATCACTTGGGTAACCCGGGTGGCTAATATTATGTAATTTGAAAATATAATGTAGACTTTGTAATCTGTTTAGTGAATAATTTAATAGTTACAATTCATGTAAGGAAAGAGTTCCAAATGTTTAATCAAAATTTTGAAGACCAACAATTACAATGCGCAGATTGTGGTCAGTCATTTGTTTTCAGTGCAGAAGATCAAGAGTTTTATCATCAAAAGAGATATTCAACTCCAAAAAGATGTCCTGTATGCAGAGCAAATAGAAAATTAAGCGACACAAGAGGTAGAGGACAAAGCAACAGCAGACCAGGAGGTTATAATAAACCTCAGTACAGAGTAATATGCAGCTCTTGTAATTGTGAAACCACAGTTCCTTTTGAACCAAAAAGTGATAGACCTGTTTATTGTTCTGATTGTTATAGAAATAATTATTAAGGAATAAAATTTTGGCTAAAAATAATCAGAAAAAAGAAAAAGCTGAGCGTAACAAGGCTTATGCTAATAAATATAAAAAAAGATCAGCTAATAGTAAATTTGGAAATAGAAGAAGCAGTAACAGTAAATAAGTGATTTTGCTGCTCCTTAGTGAGATTTATATTCGATATCCTTTTTTATAATTAATAAATTGAGCTCTTTGTAAAAGATGAGCAAGTTTAAGCATATTTAAGTAGTTAAAACTACTTAAATATGCTTAATTTATTAAATAAATTTATTAGCCAAAAGCCCGTATTTTCAGAGCGTAAAGAACTTTAAATTTTGAAAAAATAATAAAAATAAAATAGCAATTCTTATTATTTATAGAACTTAAATATAAAGAATACACGAAAATGTATGCGGGAATAGAGAAGTATTATGATCAGCAGAATATCACC
Above is a window of Candidatus Melainabacteria bacterium RIFOXYA2_FULL_32_9 DNA encoding:
- a CDS encoding B12-binding domain-containing radical SAM protein; its protein translation is MRILLVYPQYPDTFWSFKHALKYISKKALLPPLGLLTVASMLPEKFDRKLIDMNVSKLKDKDILWADYVFISAMITQRESANKVIEKCKRLGVKVVAGGPLFTSLYEEFPDVDHFVLDEGEVTLPLFLKDLENKNLKRVYTSDIKPDIALSPIPQWELLDSKSYSKMPIQYSRGCPFDCEFCDIVNLNGRIPRTKKPIQVVKEINALIRQGWNGPIFVVDDNFIGNKAKSKELLKSLVRWKKYVKRPITFMTEVSLNLADDDELLELMRRAGFDSVFIGLETPSTEGLEECGKIQNKNRDLVSSVKKIQGYGIEVTGGFIVGFDSDDISIFARQIDFIQKTGVVVAMIGLLQALPNTRLYERLKQENRLLSSSSGNNTDFSTNFIPKIDTEILINGYKNIISSVYSPRKYYERIQTFLENYKAHNVEKINFKYAIALIRSMFVLGIFQSGRKYYWRLFFISLFKYPKSFPKAIAMAVYYAHFQKIFRVKAA